From Microplitis mediator isolate UGA2020A chromosome 11, iyMicMedi2.1, whole genome shotgun sequence, one genomic window encodes:
- the LOC130677844 gene encoding uncharacterized protein LOC130677844, with protein MQHAIDCTNNDNEHEKLRTCISNGKSKSSDTIIEDLFKIKLPSNWKKLNDETKRKFICQWARDALPNLPETLMPITVGSTVDGDSEKSIDEIPKWLDREKFLRGQKFAQDNLIGVFATTLLTLFGIYSFEDGFKPLIATGKSSEPYTAFKRYLSTIARFRNWYTSDPWTKGTQAYNDIRTVRRVHAIVRDKLNVMSNEDVDKAAKIENPWSPMRNILLEDFKSGCPVSLPGQCPFLMESLGTVRPKKMNQGEMALTQGSFVCLIILYPQAFGIHGATDDDLDDFCYVWRGIGYLLGIEDEFNFCQGSFDDIKQRSVDYLNEWVKPNLRDITPEWEHMIRCLMSGIQYYIPGMSYEISLLYAMELMNIDMPRLRSSLSYSDWIKHHLIKFTMNYACRFQQVKKYLNIFFDNCVNRALQFTEGKHAKLRVRSSKTLNSALLNKHE; from the exons atgcAACACGCGATCGATTGCACGAATAACGATAACGAGCATGAAAAACTAAGGACTTGTATATCCAATGGAAAAAGTAAAAGTTCCGATACAATAATTGAAgacttattcaaaataaaacttccctcgaattggaaaaaattaaatgatgaaaCAAAACGTAAATTTATCTGTCAATGGGCCCGAGATGCGTTACCTAATTTACCTGAAACCTTGATGCCGATAACCGTAGGATCAACTGTTGATGGAGACTCGGAAAAATCTATTGATGAAATACCTAAATGGCTAgaccgggaaaaatttttgcggGGTCAAAAATTTGctcaagataatttaattggagttttTGCTACCACGCTTTTGACTCTATTTGgtatttattcatttgaaGATGGTTTCAAGCCATTGATTGCAACTGGAAAATCATCAGAGCCTTATACAGCATTTAAaag ataCCTGTCCACTATTGCACGATTCAGAAATTGGTACACGAGTGATCCTTGGACAAAAGGTACACAAGCGTACAACGACATTAGAACAGTACGTCGAGTTCACGCAATTGTAcgtgataaattaaatgtaatgtCAAATGAAGACGTAGATAAAGcagcaaaaattgaaaatccaTGGTCGCCAatgagaaatattttattagaagATTTTAAATCAGGATGTCCAGTATCTTTACCTGGACAATGCCCTTTTTTAATGGAATCTCTGGGTACTGTACgaccaaaaaaaatgaatcaaggGGAAATGGCTTTGACTCAAGGTTCATTTGTTTGTCTAATTATTCTTTATCCCCAAGCTTTTGGTATTCATGGCGCTACTGATGATGATCTTGATGATTTTTGTTACGTGTGGAGAGGTATTGGATATCTTCTCGGTATCGAAGATGA gttcAATTTTTGTCAAGGATCATTTGATGATATCAAGCAGCGTTCCGTGGACTATTTAAATGAATGGGTGAAACCAAATTTACGCGACATAACTCCAGAATGGGAGCATATGATAAGATGTTTAATGAGTGGTATACAATATTATATTCCCGGTATGTCTTATGaaataagtttattatatGCCATGGAATTGATGAATATTGACATGCCGCGATTGCGTTCGTCCCTTTCTTATAGTGATTGGATAAAACATCATTTAATTAA attcaCGATGAATTACGCATGCCGATTTCAACAAGTAAAAAAGTATCTCAACATCTTCTTCGATAACTGTGTTAATCGTGCACTACAATTTACAGAAGGAAAGCATGCGAAATTACGTGTGAGATCGTCCAAAACATTAAATTCCGctctattaaataaacatgaataa